TGCAGAAAACATGGTAGTTTTTCCACACCAGTTTTTTAAAATAACGCTTGGCCGTGTTTTCAGTCCTGACAAGCTTTTCAAAGCTTCTTATGTCCATCGCACCATCTTAAATTGGTGCAAAATCTTTTACAATTACCTAAATTAATATATAATCACAATGTTGTTAAAAAGTATATTTTGTCTAATTATAGTTGGCTGAAGTCAGAAAATGAAAAATCTGATACCGAATTCAGCTCTATCTCTCGAACATTTGCCTGAGCCAACTGACGAATGCGCAGTTTTTGAGTTCGCTATGAGCTTTGACGGTTATGAATTGTTCGGGTCATTTGAAGCGGCTGCGGAAAATGCCCGGGCACGGAAAAGAGAATCCTTGACGGATCTTCGGAATGAACTCTTCATGAGGGCCAGAGCATCTAAACACTGTGATGATAGTAATTTTTTAGCCAGCTATCGTGAGCTTCTGCCCTTGCTTAAACAGGCTATTTTAAGCAGCAAATAAGTACCTGGCGAGGTGTCGCACTGGACGTGGTTCCGTTGCGCTCCCCCCACCGCTGATTTTTATTATGCCCCCCGTCGACCCTATCTGTTCTATTCCGGGAATTGATATTCTTTCTTGAAAGCGGCGATCTCGTAATCCTTCAGTTCCCGCCATTCACCCAGCGGCAGGTTTTTCAGCTTGATGTTGCCGATGGCGATGCGCCTGAGCTTCTCCACCGGGTGGCCCGAATATTTGAAGGCGTCGCGCAGGATGTGCTTCTTGCCCTCGGTGATCGTCACCTTCAGCCAGGAATTTCCGGAACTGGTCATTTTCACCGGCTCGATGACGAAGGGATTGAGCCGTTCTCCCTCCAGGAATACCCCCTTCTCCAATCTTTTTTGCGTCGTTTCGCTTAAATCCCCTTTGATTTTCAACAAGTAAGTTTTGGGCACCTGGTTCTTGGCCGAGATGATGAAATTGGCCAGGTCGCCATCGTTGGTCAGCAGGATGAGACCGTCGGAATTGTAGTCGAGCCGGCCGATCGGGTAGACCCGCTCGCGAATGCGGCTGATGAACGTGCGGATGGTGGGGCGTCCTTGCGGATCGGACAGGGTGGAGACGATGCCCACCGGCTTGTTGAAGATGAAATAACTCTTGGGCTGCAGCTTGAGCTTCAGCATTTTGTGGCCGAGATGAATCTGGTCGCCCGGAACCCGGATCATGAAATTGGGATCGGCCACGCTGCGGTGATTGACCTTGAACTTGCCCTCGTGGATCCACTGGCGGATCTCGCGGCGGCTGGCCAGACCGCAATCTTGCAGGTATTTTTGCAGCTTCATCTCTTTCATTTTTGGATCCCCAGTCTCTTGATCAGTTCGTAGAGCGTGGACGGTTTCAGCTGCAGCTCTTCGGCGGCTTTCTTCTGGATCCAGCTGTTCTCCTCGAGGGTCTCGATGATCACCTGCCGTTTGAAGGCGTCCACCCGGGAGTTGAAACCGCCCTTCTCGAGCCGCTGCGGCTGATGCTTGTAGCCCAGGATCTCCTGCGGCAGAGCGGCTGGGGTCAGCGTGTCGCCGCTGGCGAGCAGAACGGCCCGCAGCATCGCGTTTTGCAGCTCGCGGATGTTGCCGGGCCAATTGTACTCAATCAGTAGCTTCAAAAATTTCTCGTTCATGCCCTTGATGGTCTTCTTGTTTTCGCGGCAGTACCTTTTAAGGAAGGAATCGGCCAGGATGGGGATGTCCTCCTTGCGTTCGCGCAAGGGGGGCAGATGGATGTCGATGATGTTCAACCGGTAGTAAAGGTCATCGCGGAATTCGCCGCTTTTAACCTTGCTCATCAGGTCGATATTGGTGGCGGCCAGGATGCGCACGTCCACCTTTTTGATCTGGTTGCCGCCCAGGGGCTGGATCTCCTTTTCCTGCAGGACGCGCAGGATCTTGGCCTGGGTTTCCGGGGTCAGGTTGGCGATCTCGTCGAAAAAGATGGTGCCGCCGTCCGCTTCCTCGAAGATGCCTTTCTTGTCGCTGTTGGCGCCGGTGTAGGCCCCCCTTTTATAGCCGAAGAGCAGGCTTTCGAAAAGGGCGGCAGGGATGTTGCTCGAATTGAACGGCGAAAAAGGCATGTTCTTGCGGTTGGAGTTGGAGTGGATTGCCTTGGCGATCAGCTCCTTACCGGTGCCGCTCTCGCCGGTGATCAGGACGGTGGAGTTGGAATCGGCCACGCTCTCGACGATGCCGAGCGTTTTTTTGAGCAGCGGGCTGCGGCCGATGATGTTTTCGAATGAGAACCGGTCGCCGAGCGTTTTTTTCAGTTGGATATTTTCCCGGTTCAGCTTTTTTTCCTTGATGACGCGGTCCACCTTGTGCTTCAGCTCGATGTTGTTGAACGGCTTTTGCAGGTAATCCACCGCGCCATGCTTGATGGCCTCGATCGCCGCCTCGATGGTTCCGAAGGCGGTCAGGAAGATGGCCTGGATGCCGGGGTCGTCCTTTTTTAGTTCCTTGAATATCTCCAATCCCGAGCTGCCCGGGATCATCTGGTCCATGATGACCACGTCCACGTCGCTGCCGTGGTTGGTCTTGGCTTGGGACTTGTTCTCGGAGATGCGCAACTCGTACTCCTTTTCCTGGAACATTTTTCTGAAAATATCGTGGATGACGCTCTCGTCGTCGACCAGGTGGATGGTTTTCCTTTTCATAAACTCATGCTCCTTAAGGGATTCGGCAGGGGAAATGTGATAACGAAGGTGGTGCCCCGGTCAACCTTGCTGTGGGCCTCGATGTTTCCATAATGTTCCTTGACGATACTGTAGACGATAGCCAGCCCCAAGCCGGTGCCTTGGCCAATCTCCTTGGTGGTGAAGAACGGGTCGAATATCTTTTCCAGCAGGTCCTCCTTGATGCCGCGGCCGTTGTCCTTGAACCAGATGCTGACCCCCTCGCCGCTCTCCTTGCCCTGAATCGATATCTGCCCCTGGCCGCTGTGGGGGTCGATGGCGTCGATGGCGTTGATAAAGAGGTTGATGAACAACTGCTGCAACCGGGTCGAAAAGCCGAAAAAATTGTTTTGGAAATGATACTCCTTCTTGAAGACGATGTTTTTCTTTTTCATCTTGTGTTCGACCAGGGCCAGGCTTTCCTCGATCACCTTGTTCAGGTTGACTGGCAGCGGCTGCTGGCCTTTCTGGCGCGAGAAGTCCAGCAGCGTGCGGATGATCTTGTTGGCGCGCAGGACCTGGTCGTTCATTTTCGTGATCAGCTCGCGGTTGTCCGCGTCGGCAGGACTGTCGAGCAGGAACTGGCAGTAGGAGGAAATGCCGGTCAGGGGGGTGTTGATCTCGTGGGCGATGCCAGCCGCCAGCAAACCCACCGAAGCCATTTTTTCAGACGTGATCAGCTGATTCTGGATGTTGATCTTCTCGGTGACGTCCTCGAAGACGAATATGCGGCCGGCGATGCTGTTGCTCTCGTTTTTCAGCGGCGAGATGTAGACATCGTATATGGAATCGCCATCCGGGGTGGCCACCTTGATGTTGCGCAAGGTATGGGTCCCGCTCCATCCGGTATGGATCTGTTTCCACAGCTCTTCGCCCAGGACCTGGGCGGCTTTTTTATGCAGGGCTTTCTGGCGCTTGATCTGCAGGCGGTCTTCCATGAACGAATTCCAGGTCTGCACCTGGTTCAGCCTGGAGACGACCATGATGCCGAGGTTGATGTTTTCGATGATGTTCTCGTTGAATTCCTTCAGCAGGTTCAACTCGCTCAGCTGGGTTTCCAGGCGGTTATACAGGAAAGCGTTCTCCAGCGACAGGGCCAGCGGGGCGGAGATGCTGGACATCAGCTCCAGGTCCTCGACGGTCAGGTACGTGCCGTTGGTCTTCCGGCCCATGGCCACGATGCCGATCAGCCGGTCGCTGATCTTCAGGGGCAGGAACTGGAAGAACTTGTTCTGCTGCAGCGCCGCCTGGTCGTGGGGGAACTTGGTGCGGAACTCCTGCTCGGAAAGAAAAATGACGCTCTCTTGGCTGCTCACGGCGTCGCGGAAAGGGCGGCTCAAAAAGAGGCGCGTCCGCTCGGGCAGCGAATAGAACAGGTTGCTCTTGTAGTGGATCAGTAGGGCGCCGTTCTGCAGCTGAAAGCCGCGGGTAATTATCTCCAGAAAACTGACCGACAGCGAGCTCAAGTCGCGCTGGCTGCTGATCGAGGATTCGAGTTCCTTCAGCTTGCGCTTGAAATTGAAGGTTTCGCGGTAGAACACTTTCTCAAAAAATCTCTGGATGGTGCTTTCCAGCGGCTTAAACAGAAGCCCTGCCATCAGGATGGCGGCGATAGACCAGAAGATGCCCAGCAGCTTGTTCTGCTCGATGTTCAAGCCCAGGAAAAGGTAGGCGCCGAAGATGAAAATGAACAGCGAGGAGATGGAGAGGGTCTTCTTGATGGTATTCTCGATGTCGGTTACCCGCTTCTGCGTCAGATAGTAGACCAGGCTCAGGGGCAGGAAGGGCAGGAAGACCATGCTTAGGTAGGTGATCGGGGCGATCTGGAAGGGGGACTGTTGGGGCAGGAACGTGAGCAGCAGCAGCGAGACGAAACTCAGCGAGATGCCGATCAGCGGGAACAGATAGCGTTTCTGCCTTTTCTTGACGATCAGGTTCAGCGAGGAGGCGATCATCGCTCCCCAGGCCAGGAACAGGTAAACGGCGAAGTACTTCTGGGTAATGACGCGGAAATGGTTGATGACCGTCGTCAGGATTTCCGGATCGGCGGGAAAAATATTTTGCAGGACATAATAAAAATTCAGCAGCAGGATGCTCAGCGGCGGCAGGTAGATGATCAGGTAGCGGAAGCGCGTGCTGAACTTTTTAAAGATCTTGTTCCGCAGCGGATACTGCAGCGCGTACTGCAGCAGCACGGCCGGGAAAAAAATGTAGCAGACCGTGTCCAGGACCAAAAAAACGAAATCGAGCGGCCCATAGTCCCCCGTGGGGGAAAAGATCAGGAACCCGGCCAGGGTGAGACTGAGGATAAAAAATATCTGCGGCCCTGGCTTTCGATCTCGTAGCGGCAGTAGTTCTTATTCTCCAGCGAGCGCAGCAGGTCGATTTTATTGGAGATGGTGTATTTGTTGACGGCCAGGAGGATATCGCCGGGTTTGACCGGGCTGTTCGACGCGGCCGAGACGCAGACCACTCCTTTCTCCGAGTTCTCCCAGACGATATAGTCGGAGGTGGAGCTCCATTTGAGCTTTTGAAAGATGTTGGCCAGGC
This genomic window from Candidatus Aminicenantes bacterium contains:
- a CDS encoding ATP-binding protein produces the protein MVLDTVCYIFFPAVLLQYALQYPLRNKIFKKFSTRFRYLIIYLPPLSILLLNFYYVLQNIFPADPEILTTVINHFRVITQKYFAVYLFLAWGAMIASSLNLIVKKRQKRYLFPLIGISLSFVSLLLLTFLPQQSPFQIAPITYLSMVFLPFLPLSLVYYLTQKRVTDIENTIKKTLSISSLFIFIFGAYLFLGLNIEQNKLLGIFWSIAAILMAGLLFKPLESTIQRFFEKVFYRETFNFKRKLKELESSISSQRDLSSLSVSFLEIITRGFQLQNGALLIHYKSNLFYSLPERTRLFLSRPFRDAVSSQESVIFLSEQEFRTKFPHDQAALQQNKFFQFLPLKISDRLIGIVAMGRKTNGTYLTVEDLELMSSISAPLALSLENAFLYNRLETQLSELNLLKEFNENIIENINLGIMVVSRLNQVQTWNSFMEDRLQIKRQKALHKKAAQVLGEELWKQIHTGWSGTHTLRNIKVATPDGDSIYDVYISPLKNESNSIAGRIFVFEDVTEKINIQNQLITSEKMASVGLLAAGIAHEINTPLTGISSYCQFLLDSPADADNRELITKMNDQVLRANKIIRTLLDFSRQKGQQPLPVNLNKVIEESLALVEHKMKKKNIVFKKEYHFQNNFFGFSTRLQQLFINLFINAIDAIDPHSGQGQISIQGKESGEGVSIWFKDNGRGIKEDLLEKIFDPFFTTKEIGQGTGLGLAIVYSIVKEHYGNIEAHSKVDRGTTFVITFPLPNPLRSMSL
- a CDS encoding pseudouridine synthase, whose amino-acid sequence is MKEMKLQKYLQDCGLASRREIRQWIHEGKFKVNHRSVADPNFMIRVPGDQIHLGHKMLKLKLQPKSYFIFNKPVGIVSTLSDPQGRPTIRTFISRIRERVYPIGRLDYNSDGLILLTNDGDLANFIISAKNQVPKTYLLKIKGDLSETTQKRLEKGVFLEGERLNPFVIEPVKMTSSGNSWLKVTITEGKKHILRDAFKYSGHPVEKLRRIAIGNIKLKNLPLGEWRELKDYEIAAFKKEYQFPE
- a CDS encoding sigma-54 dependent transcriptional regulator; translation: MKRKTIHLVDDESVIHDIFRKMFQEKEYELRISENKSQAKTNHGSDVDVVIMDQMIPGSSGLEIFKELKKDDPGIQAIFLTAFGTIEAAIEAIKHGAVDYLQKPFNNIELKHKVDRVIKEKKLNRENIQLKKTLGDRFSFENIIGRSPLLKKTLGIVESVADSNSTVLITGESGTGKELIAKAIHSNSNRKNMPFSPFNSSNIPAALFESLLFGYKRGAYTGANSDKKGIFEEADGGTIFFDEIANLTPETQAKILRVLQEKEIQPLGGNQIKKVDVRILAATNIDLMSKVKSGEFRDDLYYRLNIIDIHLPPLRERKEDIPILADSFLKRYCRENKKTIKGMNEKFLKLLIEYNWPGNIRELQNAMLRAVLLASGDTLTPAALPQEILGYKHQPQRLEKGGFNSRVDAFKRQVIIETLEENSWIQKKAAEELQLKPSTLYELIKRLGIQK